One genomic window of Nicotiana sylvestris chromosome 10, ASM39365v2, whole genome shotgun sequence includes the following:
- the LOC104250060 gene encoding glycosyltransferase family 92 protein At1g27200-like → MPGWEVFVIVSPDFTPLISSQEDPYVCVFETGEVSLAIPAGELQFPARTLFKCEFPRRARRRLPFKQPMLMKSSQKKNNVTPFKQPELLRWTFLVYDSLTTDDDVVLFVKGLNNRQGINREPNEFNCIFGLENNVIRTNVTSSMQEVFRCKRPDPNVLPFEERITVSLEIVRPVPVVVPSVAYCTLPRKLESNEKTERARLCACTMVYNVGKFLKEWVLYHSRIGVEKFVLYDNASDDDLPKVVDELVQEGYDVKTYYWLWPKTQEAGFSHSAIYAKDSCSWMMYIDVDEFVYSRLWSNLSRPSKSLLPSLLPNPKNVQEKKQVAEISIPCYEFGPSNKKSHPIKGVTQGYNCRRKMENRHKSIVFLDAVDHSLLNVIHHFILKQGYKGKKMSVHDMVVNHYKFQAWPEFKAKFRRRVSAYVIDWTQELNPHSNDRTPGLGFSPVEPKGDGSGLKGKDQPLEYEGVPAFCRTCKLQGHDVARCKVEARKREQAGTKKRQLPLTIIQYPMLTMTPERTPT, encoded by the exons ATGCCTGGTTGGGAAGTTTTCGTTATTGTCTCTCCTGATTTTACTCCTTTAATTTCCTCTCAAGAGGATCCTTATGTTTGTGTATTTGAAACCGGGGAGGTATCTCTGGCGATTCCCGCCGGAGAGCTCCAGTTTCCAGCTCGCACTTTATTCAAGTGCGAGTTTCCCAGGAGAGCACGTCGGAGATTGCCGTTTAAACAACCCATGCTGATGAAATCTTCACAAAAGAAGAATAATGTAACGCCGTTTAAACAGCCGGAACTGTTACGTTGGACGTTTCTTGTTTATGACTCTCTAACGACGGATGACGACGTCGTTTTGTTTGTTAAAGGGTTGAATAATCGCCAAGGAATTAACCGTGAACCCAACGAATTTAACTGTATTTTCGGTCTTGAGAATAATGTAATTAGAACTAACGTGACGAGTTCCATGCAAGAAGTTTTCCGTTGTAAACGGCCAGATCCAAATGTTTTGCCCTTTGAAGAGAGAATTACTGTCTCCCTTGAGATTGTACGTCCTGTTCCTGTGGTGGTACCTTCCGTGGCTTATTGCACTCTGCCACGTAAGCTAGAAAGTAACGAGAAGACAGAAAGAGCTCGACTTTGTGCATGTACCATGGTGTACAACGTTGGCAAGTTTTTGAAAGAATGGGTTTTATATCATTCAAGAATCGGGGTTGAAAAATTCGTATTATACGATAATGCTAGTGATGACGATTTACCAAAAGTTGTTGATGAGCTTGTTCAAGAAGGCTATGATGTGAAAACATATTATTGGCTATGGCCTAAAACTCAAGAAGCTGGTTTTTCTCATAGTGCAATTTATGCTAAGGACTCTTGTTCTTGGATGATGTACATTGATGTGGATGAATTTGTGTATTCTCGACTATGGTCTAATTTATCTCGGCCATCAAAATCATTGTTAccttctttgttaccaaatccCAAGAATGTACAAGAAAAGAAACAAGTCGCAGAAATTAGCATCCCATGTTACGAATTCGGACCTTCGAATAAGAAGTCTCATCCGATAAAGGGAGTGACACAAGGATACAATTGTAGAAGAAAAATGGAGAATAGACACAAGTCTATAGTATTTTTGGATGCAGTTGATCACTCTTTGCTTAATGTTATTCATCATTTcatattgaagcaagggtacaagggaaagaaaatgagtGTACATGATATGGTGGTGAATCATTATAAATTCCAAGCTTGGCCTGAATTTAAGGCTAAGTTTAGAAGAAGGGTGTCAGCTTATGTTATTGATTGGACACAAGAATTAAATCCACATTCGAATGATAGAACTCCAGGATTAGGATTTAGTCCTGTTGAACCCAAAG GAGATGGGTCGGGATTAAAAGGAAAAGACCAACCTCTGGAATATGAAGGAGTCCCTGCATTTTGCAGGACATGCAAACTGCAGGGTCATGATGTTGCACGATGCAAAGTTGAAGCAAGAAAAAGGGAACAAGCAGGAACAAAGAAAAGGCAGTTGCCATTGACAATCATCCAATACCCAATGCTAACTATGACACCAGAAAGAACACCAACATAA